Proteins co-encoded in one Elusimicrobiota bacterium genomic window:
- a CDS encoding AAA family ATPase, with protein MIEELTIKNLGIIDTLSIELTSGLNVITGETGAGKSLLLKSIRFLFGDGPAPADLVRRGERCLEVAARCLVNRRSSPRLAAELAEKGVDVEDGVLTIKRVFEADSGRSRAFLQDMPAALSSLKRLGQAILEVHGQGESASLYDPSFAQAFLDHWGRYDKFLSAYAEAFDAWREALGELEQHRDFVGRNLPGLELIEHHLKELQEIDFDPKTLAALTDDLPLWVAKGEVAEQMAGLMDSLENPDADAVQALSRAALLAERLRSRLGERNDVVLLAERLAQAREAAGEALRFAEQIRHSLEFDPARLDELLGLKAKIDRLLAKHRLSRTEELSSLKIKFAQDRQRLANAAAEEARLAEEAARLERAARKEAEALSLQRSAAAKDLSQKATKEVRLLGLEQATIEFESVPVETLGSQGADHIVCHFSPNPGEGKKELRRIASGGESSRVALALKSLNMNKGRRAEVPWVLLLDEVEQGLSSQVAALVAQRLQSLAAEHQIIAVTHSPMLAGRAKTLFRVGKRTAGGRTTADLRRLEGAGDIKTEMMRLLGAVSAKERGVLEAYVNQLLELPQHIAS; from the coding sequence ATGATTGAAGAACTGACGATTAAAAACCTGGGCATTATCGACACGCTTTCCATCGAATTGACTTCCGGTTTGAACGTCATCACGGGCGAAACCGGGGCCGGGAAATCCCTTTTATTGAAATCGATCCGTTTTCTTTTCGGCGACGGCCCGGCGCCCGCTGATCTCGTCCGGCGGGGCGAGCGTTGCCTTGAAGTTGCGGCGCGCTGCCTTGTGAACCGGCGGAGTTCGCCGCGCCTTGCGGCCGAGCTTGCCGAAAAAGGCGTTGACGTCGAAGACGGCGTATTGACCATTAAGCGGGTTTTTGAGGCGGATTCCGGAAGAAGCCGGGCGTTTCTGCAGGATATGCCGGCGGCTTTGTCGAGCCTTAAGCGTTTGGGTCAAGCCATTCTGGAAGTTCATGGGCAAGGTGAAAGCGCGTCTCTTTATGACCCCTCGTTCGCCCAAGCCTTTTTGGATCATTGGGGGCGTTACGACAAATTTTTGTCCGCTTACGCGGAGGCCTTTGATGCCTGGCGGGAAGCGCTGGGCGAACTCGAACAACATCGGGATTTCGTCGGCCGGAATTTGCCCGGTCTGGAGCTGATCGAGCATCATTTGAAGGAGCTGCAGGAGATCGATTTTGACCCCAAAACGTTGGCTGCGCTGACGGACGATCTCCCTTTATGGGTTGCCAAGGGCGAGGTCGCCGAGCAGATGGCCGGCCTGATGGACAGCCTTGAGAATCCCGACGCCGACGCCGTTCAAGCGTTGTCCCGGGCCGCTTTGCTGGCCGAGCGTTTGAGGTCCCGATTGGGCGAGCGTAACGACGTCGTTTTGCTGGCCGAGCGTTTGGCTCAGGCCCGCGAAGCTGCCGGTGAGGCGCTCCGTTTTGCCGAACAAATACGGCATTCATTGGAGTTTGATCCGGCGCGTCTGGATGAATTGTTGGGGTTGAAAGCGAAAATCGATAGGCTTTTAGCCAAACATCGTTTAAGTCGGACGGAAGAGTTGTCTTCGTTGAAAATAAAATTCGCCCAGGACCGGCAGCGGCTGGCCAATGCCGCGGCCGAGGAAGCCCGTTTAGCCGAGGAAGCCGCTCGCTTGGAGCGCGCTGCCCGCAAGGAGGCGGAGGCTCTTTCGCTGCAGAGATCGGCAGCAGCCAAGGATCTCAGCCAAAAAGCGACCAAAGAAGTCCGCCTGCTGGGTTTGGAACAGGCGACAATCGAATTTGAGAGCGTGCCCGTGGAAACGCTGGGTTCTCAAGGCGCGGATCATATTGTTTGCCATTTTTCGCCCAATCCGGGGGAAGGTAAAAAAGAGCTTCGCCGGATCGCTTCGGGAGGGGAGTCGTCCCGCGTGGCGCTGGCTCTTAAAAGTTTAAATATGAATAAAGGCCGCCGGGCCGAGGTCCCCTGGGTTCTCTTGCTCGATGAAGTGGAACAGGGGCTATCGAGCCAGGTCGCGGCTTTGGTCGCCCAGCGGCTTCAGTCGCTGGCCGCCGAGCATCAAATCATTGCCGTAACGCATTCGCCCATGCTGGCCGGACGCGCTAAAACGCTTTTTCGCGTGGGCAAGCGCACGGCGGGCGGCCGAACGACGGCGGATTTGCGCCGGCTTGAGGGTGCCGGAGACATCAAAACCGAAATGATGAGGCTTTTGGGCGCTGTGTCCGCAAAAGAAAGGGGGGTATTGGAGGCTTATGTCAATCAATTGCTTGAATTACCGCAACATATTGCGTCTTAG